A window of the Lagopus muta isolate bLagMut1 chromosome 1, bLagMut1 primary, whole genome shotgun sequence genome harbors these coding sequences:
- the TAB3 gene encoding TGF-beta-activated kinase 1 and MAP3K7-binding protein 3 isoform X1: MAQGSQQLDVQVLHDLRQRFPEIPEGVVSQCMLQNNNNLDACCRALAQESNKYLYMEYHSPDDTRMNRNSLLHINLGIHPHTSYHAGDGAQLNGGRTLVHSSSDGHIDPQRTAGKQLICLVQEPHSAPAVVAASPNYNPFFMNDQNRNAATPPPQPPPQPSSIQPGMNTSAMQGPPPTFMHIPRYSTNPITVTVSQNLPSGQSVPRALQILPQIPSNLYGTPGSIYIRQTSQSSSGRQTPQNTPWHSSPQGPVPHYTPRPLPVYPHQQNYQPSQYSPKQPQIPQSAFRSPPASQCPSPFGSPQHQVQPQLSHQSSHVFMPPSPSNVPPHPYQQASQTFQKQGSHSVSYLPPFAGPSLSKGSMNKIEITVEPPQRPGTAMNRSPSPISNQPSQRNQHPLYAATTPPSSSPSRGMSGQPKPPFSVNPVYITYTQPTGPTGAPTQSPRVMVSQPNPTIFKITVGRAPTENLLNLVDQEERTAAPEPIQPISVIPGSGGEKGSHKYQRSSSSGSDDYAYTQALLLHQRARMERLAKELKLEKEELERLKAEVNGMEHDLMQRRLRRVSCTTAIPTPEEMTKLRSLNRQLQINVDCTLKEVDLLQSRGNFDPKATCNFYDNIEPGPVVPPKPYKKEHPNNSKQTARTQPRDEDFEGAPWNCDSCTFLNHPALNRCEQCEMPRYT, encoded by the exons ATGGCTCAGGGCAGTCAACAACTCGATGTGCAGGTACTCCATGATCTCCGACAACGTTTCCCTGAGATCCCTGAAGGGGTGGTATCTCAGTGCATGCTACAG AACAACAACAACCTGGATGCCTGTTGTCGAGCCCTCGCACAAGAGAGCAACAAATACTTATACATGGAGTACCATAGCCCTGATGACACCAGAATGAATAGAAATAGCCTTTTGCACATTAATCTGGGTATTCATCCTCATACCAGCTATCATGCAGGGGATGGAGCTCAACTTAATGGTGGTCGTACACTGGTACATAGTTCAAGTGATGGACATATTGATCCACAACGCACAGCAGGTAAACAGCTGATTTGCTTAGTTCAAGAACCACATTCTGCTCCCGCTGTTGTGGCAGCTTCTCCTAATTACAATCCATTTTTCATGAATGACCAGAATAGAAATGCAGCTACTCCTCCTCCACAGCCACCTCCACAGCCATCTTCCATACAACCAGGAATGAACACGTCTGCTATGCAAGGCCCTCCTCCCACGTTTATGCACATACCTCGGTACAGTACAAATCCCATTACTGTTACAGTATCACAAAACCTCCCCTCTGGACAGAGTGTACCCAGAGCTCTACAAATTCTTCCACAGATTCCAAGCAATCTTTATGGGACTCCTGGCTCTATTTATATTAGGCAAACATCTCAAAGTTCTTCAGGACGACAGACTCCTCAGAATACACCGTGGCATTCATCGCCACAGGGCCCAGTTCCACATTATACTCCCCGTCCTCTACCTGTGTATCCACATCAACAGAACTACCAACCTTCTCAGTATTCTCCTAAACAACCCCAGATCCCTCAATCAGCCTTTAGATCACCACCGGCATCCCAGTGCCCCTCTCCCTTTGGCTCTCCTCAACACCAGGTTCAGCCTCAGCTGAGTCATCAGAGTTCACATGTTTTTATGCCTCCTAGTCCTTCAAATGTCCCTCCTCATCCATATCAGCAAGCATCACAGACTTTTCAAAAGCAAGGCAGTCACTCTGTATCGTATCTTCCTCCTTTTGCTGGACCTAGTTTATCCAAAGGTTCCatgaataaaatagaaattacaGTTGAACCACCACAAAGACCTGGGACTGCAATGAACAGAAGTCCTTCACCGATAAGTAATCAACCATCTCAACGAAACCAGCACCCACTGTATGCAGCCACTACTCCTCCTTCAAGCTCTCCATCAAGAGGTATGTCGGGTCAACCCAAACCTCCATTTAGTGTTAATCCAGTATATATTACCTACACTCAACCAACTGGACCTACAGGTGCACCAACACAGTCTCCTCGGGTAATGGTATCTCAGCCAAACccaactatttttaaaatcacagtagGTCGAGCACCGACTGAGAATCTTTTAAATTTAGTGGACCAAGAAGAGCGTACTGCAGCACCAGAACCTATTCAGCCTATTTCTGTAATCCCAGGatctggaggagaaaaaggaagccATAAGTATCAGAGAAGTTCTAGTTCTGGGTCGGATGACTATGCTTACACTCAAG CCTTGCTATTACATCAACGAGCAAGGATGGAGAGATTAGCAAAGGAACTGAAGCTTGAGAAAGAAGAGCTTGAACGCCTGAAAGCTGAAGTCAATGGTATGGAGCATGATCTAATGCAGAGGCGACTTCGAAGAGTTAGCTGTACAACTGCAATTCCAACA CCTGAGGAAATGACCAAATTGAGAAGCCTCAACAGACAGCTCCAGATAAATGTTGACTGTACACTGAAAGAAGTTGACCTCCTTCAGTCCAGAG GCAACTTTGATCCGAAAGCCACGTGTAACTTCTATGATAACATAGAGCCTGGTCCTGTTGTGCCACCAAAGCCATATAAAAAGg
- the TAB3 gene encoding TGF-beta-activated kinase 1 and MAP3K7-binding protein 3 isoform X4, producing MAQGSQQLDVQVLHDLRQRFPEIPEGVVSQCMLQNNNNLDACCRALAQESNKYLYMEYHSPDDTRMNRNSLLHINLGIHPHTSYHAGDGAQLNGGRTLVHSSSDGHIDPQRTAGKQLICLVQEPHSAPAVVAASPNYNPFFMNDQNRNAATPPPQPPPQPSSIQPGMNTSAMQGPPPTFMHIPRYSTNPITVTVSQNLPSGQSVPRALQILPQIPSNLYGTPGSIYIRQTSQSSSGRQTPQNTPWHSSPQGPVPHYTPRPLPVYPHQQNYQPSQYSPKQPQIPQSAFRSPPASQCPSPFGSPQHQVQPQLSHQSSHVFMPPSPSNVPPHPYQQASQTFQKQGSHSVSYLPPFAGPSLSKGSMNKIEITVEPPQRPGTAMNRSPSPISNQPSQRNQHPLYAATTPPSSSPSRGSGGEKGSHKYQRSSSSGSDDYAYTQALLLHQRARMERLAKELKLEKEELERLKAEVNGMEHDLMQRRLRRVSCTTAIPTPEEMTKLRSLNRQLQINVDCTLKEVDLLQSRGNFDPKATCNFYDNIEPGPVVPPKPYKKEHPNNSKQTARTQPRDEDFEGAPWNCDSCTFLNHPALNRCEQCEMPRYT from the exons ATGGCTCAGGGCAGTCAACAACTCGATGTGCAGGTACTCCATGATCTCCGACAACGTTTCCCTGAGATCCCTGAAGGGGTGGTATCTCAGTGCATGCTACAG AACAACAACAACCTGGATGCCTGTTGTCGAGCCCTCGCACAAGAGAGCAACAAATACTTATACATGGAGTACCATAGCCCTGATGACACCAGAATGAATAGAAATAGCCTTTTGCACATTAATCTGGGTATTCATCCTCATACCAGCTATCATGCAGGGGATGGAGCTCAACTTAATGGTGGTCGTACACTGGTACATAGTTCAAGTGATGGACATATTGATCCACAACGCACAGCAGGTAAACAGCTGATTTGCTTAGTTCAAGAACCACATTCTGCTCCCGCTGTTGTGGCAGCTTCTCCTAATTACAATCCATTTTTCATGAATGACCAGAATAGAAATGCAGCTACTCCTCCTCCACAGCCACCTCCACAGCCATCTTCCATACAACCAGGAATGAACACGTCTGCTATGCAAGGCCCTCCTCCCACGTTTATGCACATACCTCGGTACAGTACAAATCCCATTACTGTTACAGTATCACAAAACCTCCCCTCTGGACAGAGTGTACCCAGAGCTCTACAAATTCTTCCACAGATTCCAAGCAATCTTTATGGGACTCCTGGCTCTATTTATATTAGGCAAACATCTCAAAGTTCTTCAGGACGACAGACTCCTCAGAATACACCGTGGCATTCATCGCCACAGGGCCCAGTTCCACATTATACTCCCCGTCCTCTACCTGTGTATCCACATCAACAGAACTACCAACCTTCTCAGTATTCTCCTAAACAACCCCAGATCCCTCAATCAGCCTTTAGATCACCACCGGCATCCCAGTGCCCCTCTCCCTTTGGCTCTCCTCAACACCAGGTTCAGCCTCAGCTGAGTCATCAGAGTTCACATGTTTTTATGCCTCCTAGTCCTTCAAATGTCCCTCCTCATCCATATCAGCAAGCATCACAGACTTTTCAAAAGCAAGGCAGTCACTCTGTATCGTATCTTCCTCCTTTTGCTGGACCTAGTTTATCCAAAGGTTCCatgaataaaatagaaattacaGTTGAACCACCACAAAGACCTGGGACTGCAATGAACAGAAGTCCTTCACCGATAAGTAATCAACCATCTCAACGAAACCAGCACCCACTGTATGCAGCCACTACTCCTCCTTCAAGCTCTCCATCAAGAG GatctggaggagaaaaaggaagccATAAGTATCAGAGAAGTTCTAGTTCTGGGTCGGATGACTATGCTTACACTCAAG CCTTGCTATTACATCAACGAGCAAGGATGGAGAGATTAGCAAAGGAACTGAAGCTTGAGAAAGAAGAGCTTGAACGCCTGAAAGCTGAAGTCAATGGTATGGAGCATGATCTAATGCAGAGGCGACTTCGAAGAGTTAGCTGTACAACTGCAATTCCAACA CCTGAGGAAATGACCAAATTGAGAAGCCTCAACAGACAGCTCCAGATAAATGTTGACTGTACACTGAAAGAAGTTGACCTCCTTCAGTCCAGAG GCAACTTTGATCCGAAAGCCACGTGTAACTTCTATGATAACATAGAGCCTGGTCCTGTTGTGCCACCAAAGCCATATAAAAAGg
- the TAB3 gene encoding TGF-beta-activated kinase 1 and MAP3K7-binding protein 3 isoform X3 — translation MAQGSQQLDVQVLHDLRQRFPEIPEGVVSQCMLQNNNNLDACCRALAQESNKYLYMEYHSPDDTRMNRNSLLHINLGIHPHTSYHAGDGAQLNGGRTLVHSSSDGHIDPQRTAGKQLICLVQEPHSAPAVVAASPNYNPFFMNDQNRNAATPPPQPPPQPSSIQPGMNTSAMQGPPPTFMHIPRYSTNPITVTVSQNLPSGQSVPRALQILPQIPSNLYGTPGSIYIRQTSQSSSGRQTPQNTPWHSSPQGPVPHYTPRPLPVYPHQQNYQPSQYSPKQPQIPQSAFRSPPASQCPSPFGSPQHQVQPQLSHQSSHVFMPPSPSNVPPHPYQQASQTFQKQGSHSVSYLPPFAGPSLSKGSMNKIEITVEPPQRPGTAMNRSPSPISNQPSQRNQHPLYAATTPPSSSPSRVDQEERTAAPEPIQPISVIPGSGGEKGSHKYQRSSSSGSDDYAYTQALLLHQRARMERLAKELKLEKEELERLKAEVNGMEHDLMQRRLRRVSCTTAIPTPEEMTKLRSLNRQLQINVDCTLKEVDLLQSRGNFDPKATCNFYDNIEPGPVVPPKPYKKEHPNNSKQTARTQPRDEDFEGAPWNCDSCTFLNHPALNRCEQCEMPRYT, via the exons ATGGCTCAGGGCAGTCAACAACTCGATGTGCAGGTACTCCATGATCTCCGACAACGTTTCCCTGAGATCCCTGAAGGGGTGGTATCTCAGTGCATGCTACAG AACAACAACAACCTGGATGCCTGTTGTCGAGCCCTCGCACAAGAGAGCAACAAATACTTATACATGGAGTACCATAGCCCTGATGACACCAGAATGAATAGAAATAGCCTTTTGCACATTAATCTGGGTATTCATCCTCATACCAGCTATCATGCAGGGGATGGAGCTCAACTTAATGGTGGTCGTACACTGGTACATAGTTCAAGTGATGGACATATTGATCCACAACGCACAGCAGGTAAACAGCTGATTTGCTTAGTTCAAGAACCACATTCTGCTCCCGCTGTTGTGGCAGCTTCTCCTAATTACAATCCATTTTTCATGAATGACCAGAATAGAAATGCAGCTACTCCTCCTCCACAGCCACCTCCACAGCCATCTTCCATACAACCAGGAATGAACACGTCTGCTATGCAAGGCCCTCCTCCCACGTTTATGCACATACCTCGGTACAGTACAAATCCCATTACTGTTACAGTATCACAAAACCTCCCCTCTGGACAGAGTGTACCCAGAGCTCTACAAATTCTTCCACAGATTCCAAGCAATCTTTATGGGACTCCTGGCTCTATTTATATTAGGCAAACATCTCAAAGTTCTTCAGGACGACAGACTCCTCAGAATACACCGTGGCATTCATCGCCACAGGGCCCAGTTCCACATTATACTCCCCGTCCTCTACCTGTGTATCCACATCAACAGAACTACCAACCTTCTCAGTATTCTCCTAAACAACCCCAGATCCCTCAATCAGCCTTTAGATCACCACCGGCATCCCAGTGCCCCTCTCCCTTTGGCTCTCCTCAACACCAGGTTCAGCCTCAGCTGAGTCATCAGAGTTCACATGTTTTTATGCCTCCTAGTCCTTCAAATGTCCCTCCTCATCCATATCAGCAAGCATCACAGACTTTTCAAAAGCAAGGCAGTCACTCTGTATCGTATCTTCCTCCTTTTGCTGGACCTAGTTTATCCAAAGGTTCCatgaataaaatagaaattacaGTTGAACCACCACAAAGACCTGGGACTGCAATGAACAGAAGTCCTTCACCGATAAGTAATCAACCATCTCAACGAAACCAGCACCCACTGTATGCAGCCACTACTCCTCCTTCAAGCTCTCCATCAAGAG TGGACCAAGAAGAGCGTACTGCAGCACCAGAACCTATTCAGCCTATTTCTGTAATCCCAGGatctggaggagaaaaaggaagccATAAGTATCAGAGAAGTTCTAGTTCTGGGTCGGATGACTATGCTTACACTCAAG CCTTGCTATTACATCAACGAGCAAGGATGGAGAGATTAGCAAAGGAACTGAAGCTTGAGAAAGAAGAGCTTGAACGCCTGAAAGCTGAAGTCAATGGTATGGAGCATGATCTAATGCAGAGGCGACTTCGAAGAGTTAGCTGTACAACTGCAATTCCAACA CCTGAGGAAATGACCAAATTGAGAAGCCTCAACAGACAGCTCCAGATAAATGTTGACTGTACACTGAAAGAAGTTGACCTCCTTCAGTCCAGAG GCAACTTTGATCCGAAAGCCACGTGTAACTTCTATGATAACATAGAGCCTGGTCCTGTTGTGCCACCAAAGCCATATAAAAAGg
- the TAB3 gene encoding TGF-beta-activated kinase 1 and MAP3K7-binding protein 3 isoform X2: MAQGSQQLDVQVLHDLRQRFPEIPEGVVSQCMLQNNNNLDACCRALAQESNKYLYMEYHSPDDTRMNRNSLLHINLGIHPHTSYHAGDGAQLNGGRTLVHSSSDGHIDPQRTAGKQLICLVQEPHSAPAVVAASPNYNPFFMNDQNRNAATPPPQPPPQPSSIQPGMNTSAMQGPPPTFMHIPRYSTNPITVTVSQNLPSGQSVPRALQILPQIPSNLYGTPGSIYIRQTSQSSSGRQTPQNTPWHSSPQGPVPHYTPRPLPVYPHQQNYQPSQYSPKQPQIPQSAFRSPPASQCPSPFGSPQHQVQPQLSHQSSHVFMPPSPSNVPPHPYQQASQTFQKQGSHSVSYLPPFAGPSLSKGSMNKIEITVEPPQRPGTAMNRSPSPISNQPSQRNQHPLYAATTPPSSSPSRVGRAPTENLLNLVDQEERTAAPEPIQPISVIPGSGGEKGSHKYQRSSSSGSDDYAYTQALLLHQRARMERLAKELKLEKEELERLKAEVNGMEHDLMQRRLRRVSCTTAIPTPEEMTKLRSLNRQLQINVDCTLKEVDLLQSRGNFDPKATCNFYDNIEPGPVVPPKPYKKEHPNNSKQTARTQPRDEDFEGAPWNCDSCTFLNHPALNRCEQCEMPRYT, encoded by the exons ATGGCTCAGGGCAGTCAACAACTCGATGTGCAGGTACTCCATGATCTCCGACAACGTTTCCCTGAGATCCCTGAAGGGGTGGTATCTCAGTGCATGCTACAG AACAACAACAACCTGGATGCCTGTTGTCGAGCCCTCGCACAAGAGAGCAACAAATACTTATACATGGAGTACCATAGCCCTGATGACACCAGAATGAATAGAAATAGCCTTTTGCACATTAATCTGGGTATTCATCCTCATACCAGCTATCATGCAGGGGATGGAGCTCAACTTAATGGTGGTCGTACACTGGTACATAGTTCAAGTGATGGACATATTGATCCACAACGCACAGCAGGTAAACAGCTGATTTGCTTAGTTCAAGAACCACATTCTGCTCCCGCTGTTGTGGCAGCTTCTCCTAATTACAATCCATTTTTCATGAATGACCAGAATAGAAATGCAGCTACTCCTCCTCCACAGCCACCTCCACAGCCATCTTCCATACAACCAGGAATGAACACGTCTGCTATGCAAGGCCCTCCTCCCACGTTTATGCACATACCTCGGTACAGTACAAATCCCATTACTGTTACAGTATCACAAAACCTCCCCTCTGGACAGAGTGTACCCAGAGCTCTACAAATTCTTCCACAGATTCCAAGCAATCTTTATGGGACTCCTGGCTCTATTTATATTAGGCAAACATCTCAAAGTTCTTCAGGACGACAGACTCCTCAGAATACACCGTGGCATTCATCGCCACAGGGCCCAGTTCCACATTATACTCCCCGTCCTCTACCTGTGTATCCACATCAACAGAACTACCAACCTTCTCAGTATTCTCCTAAACAACCCCAGATCCCTCAATCAGCCTTTAGATCACCACCGGCATCCCAGTGCCCCTCTCCCTTTGGCTCTCCTCAACACCAGGTTCAGCCTCAGCTGAGTCATCAGAGTTCACATGTTTTTATGCCTCCTAGTCCTTCAAATGTCCCTCCTCATCCATATCAGCAAGCATCACAGACTTTTCAAAAGCAAGGCAGTCACTCTGTATCGTATCTTCCTCCTTTTGCTGGACCTAGTTTATCCAAAGGTTCCatgaataaaatagaaattacaGTTGAACCACCACAAAGACCTGGGACTGCAATGAACAGAAGTCCTTCACCGATAAGTAATCAACCATCTCAACGAAACCAGCACCCACTGTATGCAGCCACTACTCCTCCTTCAAGCTCTCCATCAAGAG tagGTCGAGCACCGACTGAGAATCTTTTAAATTTAGTGGACCAAGAAGAGCGTACTGCAGCACCAGAACCTATTCAGCCTATTTCTGTAATCCCAGGatctggaggagaaaaaggaagccATAAGTATCAGAGAAGTTCTAGTTCTGGGTCGGATGACTATGCTTACACTCAAG CCTTGCTATTACATCAACGAGCAAGGATGGAGAGATTAGCAAAGGAACTGAAGCTTGAGAAAGAAGAGCTTGAACGCCTGAAAGCTGAAGTCAATGGTATGGAGCATGATCTAATGCAGAGGCGACTTCGAAGAGTTAGCTGTACAACTGCAATTCCAACA CCTGAGGAAATGACCAAATTGAGAAGCCTCAACAGACAGCTCCAGATAAATGTTGACTGTACACTGAAAGAAGTTGACCTCCTTCAGTCCAGAG GCAACTTTGATCCGAAAGCCACGTGTAACTTCTATGATAACATAGAGCCTGGTCCTGTTGTGCCACCAAAGCCATATAAAAAGg